DNA from Dietzia lutea:
CCCGCGGAGTACTTCCACTCGCGCAGTCACGGCGAAGCGTTCTGGGACATCCTCACCACCTCCCGGTTCGACGGCGGCGGGTTGTTCGTCCTGGACGAACCGGAGGCGGGCCTGTCGTTCGACGCGCAGCTCCGGCTGGTGGCGTTGCTGCTCGAGCTGGCCGACCGGCGCGGTGCGCAGGTGCTCATGGCGACCCACTCGCCGATCCTCGCCTCGGTCCCCGGCGCCGCGGTGTACGAGCTCTCCGACGAGGGGATGCACCGGGCGCGGTGGGAGGACCTCGCGATGGTGGACCACTACCGTCGCTACCTCGACGCACCCGAGCGATACCTGCGCCACCTCCTGGAGTGACCGGGCACACTGGACCCATGACCAGTTTCGCGTCCCGTTCCGCACGCACCACCGGCGAGGCCCGGCCCGTCCACCCCGTCTACCCGGCGTGGCAGCCGCCGTCGACGTCCCGCGCCGCCAACGCCGGACCGCTGCCCGCGCCCGAGCCCGGGTTCGCCCCGGACATCATCGTGGTCGGGCACGGCCTGGCCGGCCTCGTGGCGACCTACGAGGCGACGCGCGCGGGCAAGAAGGTGCTCGTGGTGGACCAGGAGAGCGAGAAGAACCTCGGCGGGCAGGCGTTCTGGTCTCTCGGCGGGCTGTTCCTCGTGGACACCCCGGAGCAGCGACGGATCGGCATCAAGGACTCGCTCGAACTCGCGTGGCGGGACTGGCTCGGCTCGGCCGGGTTCGACCGCGCCGAGGACCACTGGCCGCGGCAGTGGGCGCGTGCGTACGTCGAGTTCGCCGCGGGGGAGAAGCGTCGGTACCTCCACGACCTGGGCCTGCGGATCATCCCCACCGTCGGCTGGGCCGAGCGTGGCGGCGGCGACGTGGCGGGGCACGGCAACTCCGTCCCGCGCTTCCACGTGGCCTGGGGGACCGGGCCCGAGGTGGTCCGCGTCTTCGAGGAGCCCGTCCGCGACGCCGCCCGCGCCGGCCTGGTCCGCTTCGCGGTGCGCCACCGGGTGGACGAGATCGTGCTGGACGGCGGCCGCGCGGTGGGCGTACGAGGCGCGACGCTGGTGCCCTGCGACCACGACCGCGGCGTCGCCTCGTCCCGCGAGGAGACCGGGGAGTTCGAGTTCCGGGCGAAGGCCGTGCTGCTGGCCTCCGGTGGGATCGGCGGCAACCCGGATCTGGTGCGCAAGTACTGGCCCGCCGACCGTCTCGGCGACGTGCCGAAGGACCTCATCGTGGGGGTTCCCGAGCACGTGGACGGACGGATCCTGGAGATCTCCGCGCAGTCCGGCGCCAACCTCATCAACCGCGACCGCATGTGGCACTACACCGAGGGCGTGGCCCACTTCGCGCCCGTGTGGCCCTCCCACGCGATCCGCATCATCCCTGGACCGTCCACCCTGTGGCTCGACGCGAACGGCGACCGGATGCCCGTGCCGCTCTTCCCGGGCTTCCACACCACGGCGTCCATCGAGGCGATCCGCCGAGCCGGCCAGGACTACTCGTGGTTCATCCTCGACTCGGCGATAGCCGGCAAGGAGTTCATCCTCTCCGGCTCCGAGCAGAACCCCGAGCTGACCGACAAGAGCATCAGGAAGTTCGCGTCCAAGGCGGGCAGCGGGCTGCCCCCGTCGATCGCCGACTTCGCCGAGAAGGGCGTCGACTGGGTGGTGGCGGACACGCTCGAGGAGATGGTCGCCGGCATGAACGCGCTGCTGCGCGAGGGCGAGCCGGAGCTGGACGTGGAGAAGGTGCGGGAGTTCGTCCTGGCGATGGACGGGCAGATGGACAACCCGTTCGCCAAGGACGCCCAGGTCCAGGCGATCCACAACTCGCGGCGGGTCCTCACCGACAAGCTCACCCGCCTGGCCAAGCCGCACCGCCTGCTCGCCGACTCCGGCCCGGGCAAGAGCTCGGCCGCCGGCTCGGGTGGCCCGCTGATCGCGATCAAGGTGCACCTCATGACGCGCAAGACCCTCGGAGGGATCGAGACGACGCTCGACTCCCAGTGCCTCACGCCCGGAGGCGAGCCGTTCCCGGGCCTGTACGCCGCGGGCGAGGTCGCCGGATTCGGCGGGGGCGGAGTCCACGGCTACAACTCGCTCGAGGGCACGTTCCTCGGCGGGTGCATCTTCTCCGGCATGAAGGCCGGCCGGGCGATGGCGCGAGAGGTCTGAGCCGTCCGGCGGCCGCTGCGGGGCCGCCTCCCCTCAACCGCCCTCGCGGCCGCCGTCGTCTCTCGCGACGGGCCGGCCGCGGGCCTGACCGCGTACCCGCCGGACACCGAGTTCGTAGGTGGCCAACACGATCAGCCACAGCGCGGTGATGGGGATGACGAACCAGAGCATGGCGGCGCTGAACGGATCCAACGCGTCGTGGTCGGCGGCCTGCAGCACCACGTAGGCGACGTACGCGGCGTAGAACCCCGCGAAGAGCAGTCCCTCCCACCGCTTGATCGCCATCCCGGTGAAGGCGATCGGGAGCAGAGCCAGCGAGACGGCGAGCATGATCGGCAGGTCGAAGCGGATGGCCCCTGGGGCGACCCCGATCGGCGTGATGAGCGAGGTCATTCCGAGAACCGCGCCGATGTTGAACATGTTGCTACCGACGATGTTGCCGATGGCGAGGTCGCGTTCGCCGCGGATCGCCGCCACGAGGCTCGTTGCGAGTTCCGGGAGGGAAGTGCCGATGGCCACCACCGTGAGACCGATGACCAGGTCACTCATCCCCCAGGCCGACGCGAGATCACTGGCCGCGGTGACGAGTAGCCGTGCCCCGATCACGAGCAGCGCCACCCCGGCGATCACGAGAGCGCTGTTGAGGAGGACCGGGCGCGAGGTGTCGCCGCCGGTCGGCGTCGTCTCGCCCGCGCCGTCACCGGCCGCGGTGTCCAATGCCTCGGTGGCCCGGTCTCCATCCTGTTTGCGCGCGATGACGATCGTCGCGGTCGTATAGGTCACGAGGCCGGCGAACAGCAGCAGACCGTCGAGGAAGCTGATCGTGCCGTCGAGAGCCACCAGAAGCACCACCAGAGAGAACAGCACCATGATGGGGATGTCGACTCGCACGATCCGGGACGTCGCCACCAGAGGGGCGACGATCGCGGTCAGCCCCAGGATGAGCAGAATGTTCGCGATATTGCTGCCCACGACGTTGCCGACGGCCAATCCCGGGTATCCGCTCAGCGCGGCATCGACGCTCACCGCGAGTTCCGGCGCCGAGGTGGCGAACGCGACGACGGTGAGTCCCACCACCAGCGGGGAGATCCCGAGGACGGCGGCCAGACCGCCGGCGCCCCGCACCAGCACTTCACCGCCGCCGATGAGCAGCACGAAGCCCAGCGACAGGGCGGCCACCGTCAGGACGCTCATGACCGATCAGACCGGGTCGTGGAGGTGCCCGGCCGGGCCGTGGGCGACGGTCTCGTCGAAGTGACCATGGGTCGATGATCCCCTGCCGGTGCCACCCTGTCGATCACCGGCGGTCGCCTAACCCGCGGCGGCGACGGCCAGGGGCAGGACCGCGGAGGCCCCGCTCTCCCGCAGGTGGCGCGCCGCCTCGGTGACCGTCCAGCCCGTGCCGAGAACGTCGGTGACCAGCAGGACCGGCCCGTCCGGCGCAGTGGCCGGGCCGGAGAACGTGCCCCACAGCTGCGCCACGCGGTAGGCCGAGTTCTGCGCGGTCACCGGCGGCAGCGCCGGGTCGCGGGTGAGCTCGCCGAGCGGCTCCATGCGCCCCATCCGCGCCAGCGCGCCGGCGAGGCTAGCGACGAGCTGCGGCTGCTCGCCGGAGACCAGCGCGACGACCCCGGTGGGCCGTTCGGACCAGCCCCACTCCCGCAGGACCGGTACGCACGCGCGTGTCAGCCATTCGGGCGCGTCCTGATCGGGCTCGGCGAGCAGCGCCCGCAGCTTCTGCCCCAGGCCGAGGTCGGTGAGGCGCGCGAGAGCGCGTCCCTCGGCGGGACCGTCGGCGATCTTGCCCTTGAGCGGTACGTCGAGCTTGGCCAGGCCCGTGGGCCACTGCCGGCGGGGCGGCAGCACCACGCCGGGCCGCTCCAGCGCCTCGCGTGCCCGGGTCAACGCGCCGGAATCGACGTCCGAGGTGCGGCGCTCGCCGGTGCAGTTGTCGCAGCGGCCGCACCCGGTCGACGCCGGGTCGAGGGTGGGGTCGTCGAGTTGCGCGCGCAGGAACTCCATGCGGCAGGAGTCGGTGCGCTCGTAGGCGATCATCGCCTGCTGCTCGGCCTGCCGCGCCTCCGCCAGACCCGCGTAGCGCTCGGCGTCGTAGTGCCACGGCCGCCCGGTTGAGACCCAGCCGCCGCGCACCCGCTGGACCGCGCCGTCCACGTCGAGGACCTTGAGCACCATCTCCAGCCGCGTCCGGCCCAGATCCACGGCCGGCTCCAGAGCCTGCGTCGACTGCGGCCGGTCGGGTTCCAGTGCGTCGAGGACCCGCCGGACGACGTCCTCCGGAGGGAAGGCCAACGACGCGAAGTGGTTCCAGATCGCGCGGTCCTCCGGCCCCGGGAGCAGGACGACCTCGGCCCGGTCCGCGGCGCGTCCGGCGCGGCCGATCTGCTGGTAGTAGGAGATGGGGGAGGGCGGCGCCCCCAGGTGGACGACGAACCCCAGGTCGGGCTTGTCGAAACCCATACCCAGCGCGGACGTGGCGACCAGCGCCTTGACCTCGTTGTCCAGGAGGGCGCGCTCGAGTTCCTCCCGCTCGCCGGAGTCGGTACGCCCCGTGTAGGCGCTGACGCGGTGCCCGGCCGAGGTGAGCAGCTCGGCCATGTCCTCGGCGGCGGCGACGGTGAGGCAGTAGACGATCCCGCTACCCGGCAGCGAGTCGAGGTTCTCCACCAGCCAGGCCGCGCGCGTCTCGGAGTCGTCGATCTCCACCACCGACAGTCGGAGCGACTCGCGGTCCAGTCCGCCGCGGAGCACGATGGTGTCGGAGGCGCCGGAGTCGTCGGCGGCCGGAGCCTGCCGCGCGAGACCGCTCACGCCCACGCCGAGCTGCTGGGCCACGTCGCGCACCACGCGGTCGTTGGCCGTGGCCGTGGTGGCCAGGACCGGCACCCCCTCCGGCAGGTCGGCGAGGAGGGTGCGGATCCGGCGGTAGTCGGGCCGGAAATCGTGACCCCAGTCGGAGACACAGTGCGCCTCGTCGACCACGACCAACCCGGCGTCCGCGGCGAGCGCCGGCAGCACGGTGTCGCGGAAATCCGGGTTGTTCAGCCGCTCGGGGCTCACCAGCAGCACGTCCACCTCTCCGGCCCGGACGGACGCGCGCACCTCGTCCCACTCGGTCATGTTGGCCGAGTTGATGGTCGCCGCCCGCACCCCGGCCCGGGCCGCCGCCTCGACCTGGTTGCGCATGAGCGCCAACAGCGGCGAGACGATCACCGTGGGACCGGAACCGAGCTCACGGAGCAGCCGCGCGGCGATGAAGTACACCGCGGACTTGCCCCAGCCGGTGCGCTGGACCACCAGGGCGCGCCGACGGTCGGCCACCAGCGCCTCGATCGCGGTCCACTGGTCCTCCCGCAGCCGTGCGCCCGGCCCCGCCAGGGCCCCCAGGAGTTCGTCGGCACGCGCCCGCAGGGACGCGGGATGCGCTGTCGTCGGGCTGTCGGGAAGGGGACGGTCCGCCGGCGAGGTCATGGGCCCATCGTGCCCCACCACTACGACACGAGGGTGCGGCGACGACCCCGACCGGCGTTAACTGGTGGCCGTGACGAGCGACGGGCGGGGCATCTCGGGACAGGTCGAGCAGGCGGCGGGACGGTTGGCACACCGCCGGGTGGGGGTGGTCGTCGCCGCCGGGCCTCCCGAGGACACCCACGTCGCCGCGCGCGGTGACGCGGGCCGTGGACGCGCCCCCGACGCCCACACGCTGTTCGAGATCGGCTCCATTACCAAGACGTTCACCGCCCTGCTGCTCGCCGACGGCGTCGTGCGCGGCCGGTGGCGGCTCGACACCCCGGTCCGCGAGCTGCTCCCCGCCGGCGTCGACGTCCCGAGCCGCGACGGGGAGCAGATCACGCTCCAGCACCTGGCGACCCACACCTCCGGGCTCCCGCGGTCGCCCGCCCGCCTCGGCCTGCGGGAGAACCTCGCCTACCTGCGCCACGGCACGGACCCGTACGCCGATCTCACCGAGCAGGACGTGCTGGACGGCCTCCGGGGCGTCCGACTCCGCCGAGCCCCGGGGCGGGGCACGCCCGCGTACTCGAACCTGGGCGCAGGCCTCCTCGGTATCGCACTGACCACCGCGACCGGCACCGACTTCGGCACCCTCGTCCGCGACCGGATCTGCGCCCCGCTCGGCATGCCCGACACGGTCACCGACGAGCTGCTCACCGAGGAGCAGCGGCGCCGCTTCGCGGTGGGTCACCGCAGTCGTGGGCGCCCGGCCGACCCCTGGCCCCTGCCGGGCATCCCCGGCGCCGGCGCACTGCGCTCCACGGCCGCCGATCTCACGCGCTACCACGCCGCGCAGCTCGACCCGTCGCGCACCGCCCTGGCCGACGCCATCCGGCTCACCCACACGACCCCGCCGGGCGGTCCCACGCAGATGGGGCTCGGGTGGCACCGGGCCGGATGCGGGGTGCTCTGGCACAACGGCGGAACCGGCGGGTTCCGGTCGATCGCCGTCGTCGATCACCTCGGCGGGGTCGCGGCGACCACCCTCGTGAACCAGACCAGGGGTGCCGACATGACCACCTTCCGACTCCTGCGCCGACTGGGCTCCTGACCCGCCCCGTCCGCCGGCCGCGCGGACCATGCCCTCGTCGTCGTCACCGCCCTCGGCAGCGCCGCACCGCGGCGGCCATACTGGACCGCATGGCGCAGACATGGAAGAAGATCGTGGAGGCCGACCCCGAGCACTCGCGGCGATACGCGCGGCGCTGGGACGACATGATCGCCGAGGGCGTCGACATCGACGGCGAGGCGCGGCTCGCCGACGCCATGGCGCCGCGCGGCGCGCGCGTCCTCGACGTGGGCTGCGGCCAGGGACGGATGGGCGTCTACCTCCACGCCCGCGGCCACCGCGTCACCGGCGTCGACATCGACCCCTACCTCGTCGACCGGGCGCGCGAACAGTGCCCCGACGCCACCTGGGAGGTCGCGGACCTCGCTGACGGCGGCTGGGCCGCCGGCCCCTTCGACCTGGCCGTGTCGGCCGGCAACGTCCTCGCCTTTGTCGACCCGGCCGACCGCGGCGCCGTCCTGGCCAACCTCGCCGCCCGCCTGGCGCCGGCATCGGCGTCCACCGACGGACGGTCCGGCAGGCTGGTCGTGGGATTCGGGCTCGACCGCGGCTGGACGCGGGAGGAGTTCGACCTCGACGCCGAGCGCGCCGGACTGCGGGTCGAGCAGCGGTGGTCGACCTGGGATCTGCGGCCCTTCGACGACGACAGCGGCTTCATGGTCGCGGTACTCGTGCGCGCGTAGGGGCCCGTGCAGGTGCGTGCGTCGACCACGGGACTGAGGCTCCTCCCGGCGGCGCTCGTCGCCCCGGCGGCCCTCGCCGGCGCGGTCCTGCTCCCGGTATGGGCCGCCTCCGGGGTCGACGACACCCCGGGATACCGTCCGTCGGCGGCCCGGCGTGGTGGGTCGCGGCGGGGGTGCTCCTCGCTCAGGCGTGCGCCCTGCTGTGGTCGGGCCGCGCGCCGCGCGTCGTGCTCCTCGTGGGGGCGGCCCTGCCCGCGCTGATCGTGGTGCTCGCCCCCGGAGGGCTCTTCAGCCTCACCGTCCTGGCCACGGCGGTCGCGGTGTTCCTCGCCGTCCTCGCCCGGCCGGACCGGAGGACCGGCGTCGTGGCCGCGGTCGGTTTCGGCCTGGTCGTCGCGGGGCACCTCGCCAGCGAGCTCAGGCTGGGCGACCTGGGCGCGGGGCTCGCGGCGGTCGCCGCGCTCCTGCAGGCCGGCCTGATCGTGGGCGGCCCGGCCGCGGTGGGGGTGATGATCGCCGCGAGGCGTGACGCACGCGCCGCGCGGCTCGGCGAGCTGGCCGCCTTGGATCGTGAACGCGAAACGGCGGTCCGTGCCGCCGCGGCCCACGAGCGGACGGCCATGTCCCGGGAACTCCACGACATCGCCGCGCACCACATGTCCGGGATCGCCCTCATGGCCGCGGCGATCGACCGACAGATCGACACCGACCCGGAGGCCGCGAAGCAGTCCGCAGCACAGATCCGGCAGCAGAGTCGATCCGTGCTCACGGAGCTGCGCCGGGTGGTGGGACTGCTGCGCGAGGACGGCGACGACACCCGGGCGGCGAGGACCGTGCCCGCCGTGCGCGAACTGGTCGACGCCCGGCGCCCGTCCGGAGCGGAGGTGGAGCTGGTCGTGCACGCCGGCCCCGACGGTCGGACGCCCGGCGACGGTCTCGGCGCGCTCGCCCACCTCGTCGTCTACCGGATGGTGCAGGAGTCAATGGCCAACGTCGCCGCCCACGCCGCCGGGGCGCGGTGCGTGGTGAGCATGGACGACCGGGGGGAGCGGCTCGTGGTGACGGTGGTCGACGACGGCGAGACGCCCACGACGCCGGGCGGGCGCGGGGGATTCGGGCTGCTCGGGATGCGCGAGCGCGCGGACATGATCGGCGCCGACCTGACCTGCGGCCCCACCGACGGCGGCTGGCTGGTGCGACTCGCGGTGCCACGCGCCGAGCCGACGGACGGGGGCGACGGGTGATCCGCGTCCTGATCGCCGAGGACCACGCGCCGGCCCGGGCGGGGCTCGCCGCCGTCCTCGGTGGTGAGCCCGACATGGAGGTCGTCGGCACCGCCTCCGACGGCCCCGAGGCGCTCGAGATGGCGCGGGAACTGGTGCCCGACGTCGCCTGCCTGGACGTCCGGGTGCCGGGCCGCGACGGCCTCTCGGTGGCCCGTGAGCTGTGCGGTGCCGGGGCCGATCCGCAGATCCCCGTCCTGATCCTCACGACCTTCGACCTCGACGAGTACCTGTTCGGAGCGCTCGAGGTGGGCGTGTCCGGGTTCCTGCTCAAGGACTCCGAACCGGACGACATCGCCGCCGCCGTCCGCCGGGTGGCGGCGGGGCACGGGACCATCGACCAGGCGCTCACGCGGCGGGTGATGAGCGAGTTCGCCGAGCGCCGGAGCCTGCAGCCGGTGACCGCGGACCGCGCGCGGTCGGAGCTGACCGCCCGCGAGCTGGAGATCCTGC
Protein-coding regions in this window:
- a CDS encoding class I SAM-dependent DNA methyltransferase is translated as MAQTWKKIVEADPEHSRRYARRWDDMIAEGVDIDGEARLADAMAPRGARVLDVGCGQGRMGVYLHARGHRVTGVDIDPYLVDRAREQCPDATWEVADLADGGWAAGPFDLAVSAGNVLAFVDPADRGAVLANLAARLAPASASTDGRSGRLVVGFGLDRGWTREEFDLDAERAGLRVEQRWSTWDLRPFDDDSGFMVAVLVRA
- a CDS encoding FAD-binding dehydrogenase yields the protein MTSFASRSARTTGEARPVHPVYPAWQPPSTSRAANAGPLPAPEPGFAPDIIVVGHGLAGLVATYEATRAGKKVLVVDQESEKNLGGQAFWSLGGLFLVDTPEQRRIGIKDSLELAWRDWLGSAGFDRAEDHWPRQWARAYVEFAAGEKRRYLHDLGLRIIPTVGWAERGGGDVAGHGNSVPRFHVAWGTGPEVVRVFEEPVRDAARAGLVRFAVRHRVDEIVLDGGRAVGVRGATLVPCDHDRGVASSREETGEFEFRAKAVLLASGGIGGNPDLVRKYWPADRLGDVPKDLIVGVPEHVDGRILEISAQSGANLINRDRMWHYTEGVAHFAPVWPSHAIRIIPGPSTLWLDANGDRMPVPLFPGFHTTASIEAIRRAGQDYSWFILDSAIAGKEFILSGSEQNPELTDKSIRKFASKAGSGLPPSIADFAEKGVDWVVADTLEEMVAGMNALLREGEPELDVEKVREFVLAMDGQMDNPFAKDAQVQAIHNSRRVLTDKLTRLAKPHRLLADSGPGKSSAAGSGGPLIAIKVHLMTRKTLGGIETTLDSQCLTPGGEPFPGLYAAGEVAGFGGGGVHGYNSLEGTFLGGCIFSGMKAGRAMAREV
- a CDS encoding serine hydrolase domain-containing protein, with product MTSDGRGISGQVEQAAGRLAHRRVGVVVAAGPPEDTHVAARGDAGRGRAPDAHTLFEIGSITKTFTALLLADGVVRGRWRLDTPVRELLPAGVDVPSRDGEQITLQHLATHTSGLPRSPARLGLRENLAYLRHGTDPYADLTEQDVLDGLRGVRLRRAPGRGTPAYSNLGAGLLGIALTTATGTDFGTLVRDRICAPLGMPDTVTDELLTEEQRRRFAVGHRSRGRPADPWPLPGIPGAGALRSTAADLTRYHAAQLDPSRTALADAIRLTHTTPPGGPTQMGLGWHRAGCGVLWHNGGTGGFRSIAVVDHLGGVAATTLVNQTRGADMTTFRLLRRLGS
- a CDS encoding sensor histidine kinase — its product is MGRLRGRRHPGIPSVGGPAWWVAAGVLLAQACALLWSGRAPRVVLLVGAALPALIVVLAPGGLFSLTVLATAVAVFLAVLARPDRRTGVVAAVGFGLVVAGHLASELRLGDLGAGLAAVAALLQAGLIVGGPAAVGVMIAARRDARAARLGELAALDRERETAVRAAAAHERTAMSRELHDIAAHHMSGIALMAAAIDRQIDTDPEAAKQSAAQIRQQSRSVLTELRRVVGLLREDGDDTRAARTVPAVRELVDARRPSGAEVELVVHAGPDGRTPGDGLGALAHLVVYRMVQESMANVAAHAAGARCVVSMDDRGERLVVTVVDDGETPTTPGGRGGFGLLGMRERADMIGADLTCGPTDGGWLVRLAVPRAEPTDGGDG
- a CDS encoding response regulator — encoded protein: MIRVLIAEDHAPARAGLAAVLGGEPDMEVVGTASDGPEALEMARELVPDVACLDVRVPGRDGLSVARELCGAGADPQIPVLILTTFDLDEYLFGALEVGVSGFLLKDSEPDDIAAAVRRVAAGHGTIDQALTRRVMSEFAERRSLQPVTADRARSELTARELEILQLLARGMSNEEIARSLVVEVSTVKSHLARMLPKLGVRSRLQAVVWAYQNRVVAVPDPEGR
- a CDS encoding RecQ family ATP-dependent DNA helicase, giving the protein MTSPADRPLPDSPTTAHPASLRARADELLGALAGPGARLREDQWTAIEALVADRRRALVVQRTGWGKSAVYFIAARLLRELGSGPTVIVSPLLALMRNQVEAAARAGVRAATINSANMTEWDEVRASVRAGEVDVLLVSPERLNNPDFRDTVLPALAADAGLVVVDEAHCVSDWGHDFRPDYRRIRTLLADLPEGVPVLATTATANDRVVRDVAQQLGVGVSGLARQAPAADDSGASDTIVLRGGLDRESLRLSVVEIDDSETRAAWLVENLDSLPGSGIVYCLTVAAAEDMAELLTSAGHRVSAYTGRTDSGEREELERALLDNEVKALVATSALGMGFDKPDLGFVVHLGAPPSPISYYQQIGRAGRAADRAEVVLLPGPEDRAIWNHFASLAFPPEDVVRRVLDALEPDRPQSTQALEPAVDLGRTRLEMVLKVLDVDGAVQRVRGGWVSTGRPWHYDAERYAGLAEARQAEQQAMIAYERTDSCRMEFLRAQLDDPTLDPASTGCGRCDNCTGERRTSDVDSGALTRAREALERPGVVLPPRRQWPTGLAKLDVPLKGKIADGPAEGRALARLTDLGLGQKLRALLAEPDQDAPEWLTRACVPVLREWGWSERPTGVVALVSGEQPQLVASLAGALARMGRMEPLGELTRDPALPPVTAQNSAYRVAQLWGTFSGPATAPDGPVLLVTDVLGTGWTVTEAARHLRESGASAVLPLAVAAAG
- a CDS encoding calcium/sodium antiporter → MSVLTVAALSLGFVLLIGGGEVLVRGAGGLAAVLGISPLVVGLTVVAFATSAPELAVSVDAALSGYPGLAVGNVVGSNIANILLILGLTAIVAPLVATSRIVRVDIPIMVLFSLVVLLVALDGTISFLDGLLLFAGLVTYTTATIVIARKQDGDRATEALDTAAGDGAGETTPTGGDTSRPVLLNSALVIAGVALLVIGARLLVTAASDLASAWGMSDLVIGLTVVAIGTSLPELATSLVAAIRGERDLAIGNIVGSNMFNIGAVLGMTSLITPIGVAPGAIRFDLPIMLAVSLALLPIAFTGMAIKRWEGLLFAGFYAAYVAYVVLQAADHDALDPFSAAMLWFVIPITALWLIVLATYELGVRRVRGQARGRPVARDDGGREGG